One Bacillota bacterium genomic region harbors:
- the sigI gene encoding RNA polymerase sigma-I factor has product MDESALRLLARAKEGDVEARNAIVEACRNFISGVVNSYCRRTLEWGRDDELSIGLIAFDEAVTRYDFERNVPFLAFARLVIKSRLANYFRQEGRHTSASLGDNGSPEKMFNELSAAWEEYLWEKTSQDRAEEIIEYEHALSEYDISIEQLVYLSPKHCDSRMALVNAARSLAEDEDLFKRLGRKERLPVKRVALKTGLSPKVIEKNRRYLLALAIIFRYPERFIYLNSYLKS; this is encoded by the coding sequence ATGGACGAAAGTGCCCTCCGGCTGCTTGCCCGTGCGAAAGAAGGAGATGTCGAGGCGCGCAACGCCATTGTCGAGGCATGCCGGAATTTTATTTCCGGGGTGGTTAATTCTTATTGCCGGCGAACCCTTGAATGGGGCCGTGATGATGAACTGAGCATAGGTCTTATCGCCTTCGACGAGGCTGTAACGAGGTATGACTTCGAACGGAATGTACCGTTCCTTGCCTTCGCAAGACTGGTTATTAAGAGCCGCCTGGCAAATTACTTCCGGCAAGAAGGACGGCATACAAGCGCAAGTTTGGGCGACAACGGTTCCCCGGAGAAAATGTTTAACGAGTTGAGCGCGGCGTGGGAGGAATACCTCTGGGAGAAAACGAGTCAGGACCGGGCGGAAGAGATAATCGAATACGAACATGCGTTGTCGGAGTACGATATATCCATTGAGCAACTGGTTTATCTTTCGCCGAAGCACTGTGACAGCAGGATGGCGCTTGTAAATGCGGCGCGTTCTCTTGCGGAGGACGAGGATCTGTTTAAACGGCTGGGACGGAAGGAGCGGCTTCCGGTTAAAAGGGTGGCGCTTAAAACCGGTTTAAGCCCCAAGGTCATAGAGAAGAACCGTCGATACCTTCTGGCACTCGCAATAATCTTCAGATATCCGGAGCGTTTCATTTACCTTAACTCTTACCTGAAAAGTTAA
- a CDS encoding DedA family protein: MATLKELIINYLAALGTGGILLSSFIEAMGVPFFPGGIMIIVAGFLVAEGYMAFTAVWVATSIGFIAGSLLAYILGAKLGEKVFEHGGRLLGVNEKRLQKAREYLSHSAPGFVIFGRFIPGISNLTPYIAGIGGLRIGVFLVLTTIFAVPWSALYLSLGMIFGQGWEKVTRQLQPMLLLAALVGLGLFLLFTGRQKAKKVP, translated from the coding sequence GTGGCAACGTTGAAAGAGCTTATTATCAACTATCTTGCCGCCTTGGGTACGGGGGGCATTCTTTTGAGCAGTTTCATAGAAGCTATGGGTGTGCCGTTTTTCCCCGGCGGTATAATGATAATAGTCGCCGGTTTTTTGGTTGCCGAGGGTTACATGGCTTTCACGGCGGTTTGGGTCGCTACTTCTATCGGTTTTATAGCGGGTTCTCTTCTGGCATATATATTAGGCGCCAAATTGGGGGAAAAGGTCTTTGAACATGGCGGACGCTTACTGGGGGTCAACGAGAAACGCCTGCAAAAAGCACGGGAATACTTAAGCCATTCGGCGCCGGGCTTTGTGATTTTCGGCCGGTTTATACCCGGGATCAGTAATCTTACTCCCTATATTGCGGGCATAGGAGGCTTACGCATCGGTGTTTTTCTGGTGCTGACGACAATCTTTGCCGTTCCCTGGAGCGCGCTTTATCTTTCGCTTGGCATGATTTTCGGGCAGGGGTGGGAAAAAGTTACACGGCAACTGCAGCCGATGCTCCTTTTAGCAGCCCTCGTAGGTTTAGGCTTGTTTCTCTTATTCACCGGACGACAAAAAGCAAAAAAAGTACCATAA